In Microbacterium sp. SLBN-146, one genomic interval encodes:
- a CDS encoding aminodeoxychorismate lyase — protein MTWRFALVIVPAASDDRRIDFADTFREIDPSAPALSVGELSTQRGDGIFESIGVVDGHAQEVAAHLDRLAHSADICDLPRPNREQWRQAVVLAAAQCPPRGEGVIKLILSRGVEHGPAPTSWVTAAEAPDNTAVRERGVRVVTLDRGYGSDVPGRAPWLLLGAKTLSYAVNMAAIREAKRRGADDAIFLTTDGFVLEAPTASLILQQGRRFVTPAPNGGILHGTTQLSLFEHLREGGYETAYETIPVADLTTADAAWLVSSVRLAAPVSAIDGRELRVDRGLTASFNRYLLSPRT, from the coding sequence ATGACTTGGCGTTTCGCGCTCGTGATCGTCCCCGCGGCATCCGATGATCGTCGCATCGACTTCGCCGACACCTTCCGCGAGATCGATCCGTCTGCACCCGCACTGAGCGTGGGGGAGTTGAGCACGCAGCGCGGCGACGGCATCTTCGAATCGATCGGCGTCGTCGACGGGCACGCGCAAGAAGTCGCGGCGCACCTCGACCGTCTCGCGCACTCGGCCGACATCTGCGATCTGCCGCGCCCGAACCGTGAGCAGTGGCGGCAGGCCGTCGTGCTGGCGGCCGCACAGTGCCCGCCACGAGGGGAGGGCGTCATCAAGCTCATTCTCAGCCGAGGAGTCGAGCACGGGCCGGCACCGACGTCGTGGGTCACCGCGGCCGAAGCGCCCGACAATACGGCGGTCCGTGAGCGCGGAGTGCGCGTCGTCACGCTCGACCGCGGGTACGGCAGCGACGTTCCCGGCCGTGCACCGTGGCTGCTGCTCGGGGCGAAGACGCTGTCGTACGCCGTCAACATGGCGGCGATCCGTGAGGCGAAGCGTCGCGGGGCGGACGACGCGATCTTCCTCACGACGGACGGTTTCGTGCTCGAGGCTCCGACGGCCTCCCTCATCCTGCAGCAGGGCCGCCGGTTCGTCACTCCGGCGCCGAACGGCGGCATCCTGCACGGGACGACGCAGCTGAGCCTCTTCGAGCACCTGCGCGAGGGTGGTTACGAGACGGCCTACGAAACGATCCCCGTGGCGGATCTCACAACCGCGGATGCCGCGTGGCTCGTGTCCAGCGTTCGGCTCGCAGCACCGGTATCGGCGATCGACGGCAGAGAACTGCGTGTCGATCGCGGCCTGACGGCGTCGTTCAACCGCTATCTGTTGTCACCCCGCACCTGA
- the pstA gene encoding phosphate ABC transporter permease PstA: protein MTLTSTPVEPTSGLTREHLSLTSGRLPKWAPWAILGVSIGLSLIAFGVLAVVESNTINVAGVAVVGALLYLVLITVISSLVEGRRKGVDRLVTGVVSAAFLIAMVPLVSVAWTVVANGVAGISAEFFTSSMRNVVGEGGGALHAIVGTLLITLAAAVISIPIGLFTAIYLVEYGAGKKLASGITFLVDVMTGIPSIVAGLFAYALFALFFGPGIRMGIMGSVALAVLMIPVVVRSSEEMLRLVPNELREASYALGVPKWLTISKVVLPTAIAGITTGVMLSISRVIGETAPLLLTAGVTASMNYDLFNGRMMTLPVFAYSQYMNQGIPASAYIDRAWAAALVLIVIVMALNLVARLVAKVFAPKLGR, encoded by the coding sequence ATGACCCTCACCTCCACTCCCGTCGAGCCGACCTCCGGCCTCACCCGCGAGCACCTTTCCCTCACGTCGGGACGCCTGCCGAAGTGGGCCCCGTGGGCCATCCTCGGTGTGAGCATCGGCCTCAGCCTCATCGCGTTCGGCGTCCTCGCCGTGGTCGAGAGCAACACGATCAACGTCGCCGGCGTGGCCGTCGTCGGAGCACTCCTCTACCTCGTGCTCATCACCGTCATCTCGAGCCTCGTCGAGGGCCGCCGGAAGGGCGTCGACCGCCTTGTGACCGGCGTGGTCAGCGCGGCGTTCCTCATCGCGATGGTCCCGCTCGTCTCGGTGGCGTGGACCGTCGTCGCCAACGGCGTCGCGGGGATCTCTGCCGAGTTCTTCACGAGCTCCATGCGCAACGTCGTCGGCGAGGGCGGCGGAGCGCTCCACGCCATCGTCGGGACGCTGCTCATCACGCTCGCTGCAGCCGTCATCTCGATCCCCATCGGCCTGTTCACCGCGATCTATCTGGTCGAGTACGGCGCAGGCAAGAAGCTCGCCAGCGGGATCACCTTCCTCGTCGACGTCATGACCGGCATCCCCTCGATCGTCGCGGGTCTTTTCGCGTACGCCCTGTTCGCCCTCTTCTTCGGCCCCGGCATCCGCATGGGCATCATGGGCTCTGTCGCCCTCGCCGTACTGATGATCCCCGTTGTCGTGCGCTCGAGCGAGGAGATGCTCCGCCTCGTGCCGAACGAGCTCCGCGAGGCCTCCTACGCACTCGGTGTGCCGAAGTGGCTCACGATCAGCAAGGTGGTCCTCCCCACGGCGATCGCGGGCATCACGACAGGCGTCATGCTGTCGATCTCTCGTGTCATCGGCGAGACGGCACCACTGCTGCTGACAGCGGGCGTGACGGCATCCATGAACTACGACCTCTTCAACGGGCGAATGATGACGCTTCCCGTCTTCGCCTACTCGCAGTACATGAACCAGGGCATTCCCGCCTCGGCATACATCGATCGGGCATGGGCCGCTGCGCTCGTCCTCATCGTCATCGTCATGGCGCTGAACCTCGTCGCGCGACTCGTCGCGAAGGTCTTCGCCCCGAAGCTCGGCCGCTGA
- a CDS encoding NUDIX domain-containing protein, with translation MTETAIYAAGGVIWRLVDGKLKVLLVSRAQYRDLTLPKGKVDPGEMLAETAAREIFEETGIRVALGVAIGVSRYRMPNKRQKIVHYWAAEATDAAIRASAFVPNKEIAALEWLSVPKALKRLSYPVDVEILENFARLVDDGVLRTFPLIVLRHAKALSREEWDASDAARPLSPRGKRQADAIVGPLRAFGARRIISSPAVRCVKTVAPLSAALGRRIDTTDLLSQDAWEEGASDARTIVGQRVRARKPAVMCSHGPVLPDILREIALATGTLRGSYLGSASALEPAAFSVVHLSSDAPGSGIVAIETHASTL, from the coding sequence ATGACAGAGACCGCCATCTACGCGGCGGGCGGAGTGATCTGGCGACTCGTCGACGGCAAACTCAAGGTCCTGCTCGTCTCCCGCGCGCAGTATCGCGACCTGACCCTCCCCAAGGGCAAGGTCGATCCCGGCGAGATGCTCGCCGAGACCGCCGCGCGCGAGATCTTCGAGGAGACCGGCATCCGCGTCGCCCTCGGTGTCGCGATCGGCGTTTCCCGCTACCGCATGCCCAACAAACGGCAGAAGATCGTGCACTACTGGGCAGCCGAAGCGACGGATGCCGCGATCCGCGCCTCGGCCTTCGTGCCGAACAAGGAGATCGCCGCCCTCGAATGGCTGTCTGTCCCCAAAGCGCTCAAGCGGCTGAGCTATCCCGTCGACGTCGAGATCCTCGAGAACTTCGCGCGCCTCGTCGACGACGGCGTCCTGAGGACCTTCCCCCTCATCGTGCTCCGCCATGCCAAAGCGCTCTCCCGCGAGGAGTGGGACGCCAGTGACGCCGCGCGGCCGCTCTCACCGCGCGGCAAGCGACAGGCGGATGCCATCGTGGGACCTCTTCGCGCATTCGGCGCGCGCCGCATCATCTCGAGCCCCGCCGTACGCTGCGTCAAGACGGTGGCACCGCTCTCGGCGGCTCTGGGGCGGCGGATCGACACGACAGATCTCCTCAGTCAGGATGCGTGGGAAGAAGGGGCGTCGGACGCACGGACGATCGTCGGCCAGCGTGTCCGCGCGCGAAAGCCGGCCGTCATGTGCAGCCATGGGCCGGTGCTCCCCGACATCCTGCGCGAGATCGCCCTGGCGACGGGCACGTTGCGCGGCTCCTACCTCGGGAGCGCGTCCGCCCTCGAACCGGCGGCGTTCTCGGTCGTGCACCTCTCCTCCGACGCACCCGGATCGGGCATCGTCGCGATCGAGACGCACGCCTCGACGCTCTAG
- the pstS gene encoding phosphate ABC transporter substrate-binding protein PstS yields MKIPRIAQVGAIAAIAALALAGCASNETSGGSSSEPADGGSSLMGEIAGGGASSQEVAVQAWTAGFQTANPDVTITYDPSGSGAGRESFQAGAFPFAGSDRAFTTDEIAEGPFDGCVDGSGIVQLPTYISPIAVIFNLEGVDSLNLDAATMGSLFAGTITNWNDPAIAALNEGVELPDLAVTPVHRADDSGTTENFTDYLFQASGGTWSSEPDGVWPLSSGEAAQGTSGVVSAVSGGNGTIGYADASRAAEEGLSTAAVKVGDEFVEYSPEAAAAIVDASPFEEGRTEGDLAIALERTSDAAGVYPIVLISYMIACEEYTDAAAGPIVKSFLQYIASAEGQDAAAAAAGSAPISDTLRDQVNAAIDLIVAE; encoded by the coding sequence GTGAAGATTCCCCGCATCGCCCAGGTGGGCGCCATTGCCGCCATCGCGGCACTCGCTCTCGCCGGCTGCGCCTCCAACGAAACGTCCGGAGGCTCCTCCTCCGAGCCCGCCGACGGTGGCTCGTCACTCATGGGCGAGATCGCCGGTGGTGGCGCGTCGTCGCAGGAGGTCGCCGTCCAGGCCTGGACCGCCGGCTTCCAGACGGCGAACCCCGACGTCACGATCACGTACGACCCCTCTGGCTCGGGTGCCGGCCGCGAGTCCTTCCAGGCCGGGGCCTTCCCGTTCGCCGGTTCGGACCGCGCGTTCACGACCGACGAGATCGCCGAGGGTCCCTTCGACGGCTGCGTCGACGGCTCGGGCATCGTCCAGCTCCCGACCTACATCTCGCCGATCGCCGTCATCTTCAACCTCGAGGGTGTCGACTCGCTCAACCTCGACGCTGCGACGATGGGCAGCCTGTTCGCCGGCACCATCACGAACTGGAACGACCCCGCGATCGCCGCGCTGAACGAGGGCGTCGAACTGCCCGACCTCGCTGTCACGCCCGTGCACCGCGCCGACGACTCGGGAACGACCGAGAACTTCACCGACTACCTGTTCCAGGCGTCGGGCGGCACCTGGTCGTCGGAGCCCGACGGCGTCTGGCCGCTGTCCAGCGGTGAAGCCGCGCAGGGCACCTCAGGTGTCGTGTCGGCCGTCTCCGGCGGAAACGGCACCATCGGCTACGCCGACGCGTCGCGCGCCGCTGAAGAGGGTCTCAGCACCGCCGCCGTCAAGGTCGGCGACGAGTTCGTGGAGTACTCGCCCGAGGCCGCTGCCGCAATCGTCGACGCATCGCCGTTCGAAGAGGGCCGCACCGAGGGCGACCTCGCGATCGCCCTCGAGCGCACGAGCGACGCTGCCGGTGTGTACCCGATCGTCCTGATCAGCTACATGATCGCCTGCGAGGAGTACACCGACGCGGCCGCGGGCCCGATCGTGAAGAGCTTCCTCCAGTACATCGCCAGCGCCGAGGGACAGGACGCCGCCGCTGCCGCAGCCGGTAGCGCCCCGATCTCGGACACGCTCCGCGACCAGGTCAACGCCGCGATCGATCTGATCGTCGCGGAGTAA
- a CDS encoding DNA-directed RNA polymerase subunit beta: MSDARDFHKPVRRPAELFDRLFAAEDPAEVSRIAHSTAHALLARVREDPSGEVVDRLIAFTDDHGIDDIAELWSRSPAKTLPGALWRLYLLQLMIHDDPQTAALLYERGRLELDSVDPVVAGAPVPAGPDELVALIDMILRGLFEGDFAVALDRAAAFCRVQASGSTHLADDYEATEPERASTLTTRALRLSTYAGDLAAAAALWRRDGLT, translated from the coding sequence ATGAGTGACGCCCGCGACTTCCATAAGCCCGTCCGGCGCCCCGCCGAGCTGTTCGACCGGCTCTTCGCCGCCGAGGACCCGGCCGAGGTCTCGCGCATCGCCCATTCGACGGCTCATGCGCTGCTCGCCCGGGTGCGAGAGGACCCGTCGGGCGAGGTCGTCGACCGCCTCATCGCTTTCACCGACGACCACGGCATCGATGACATCGCCGAGCTGTGGTCGAGGTCGCCGGCGAAGACTCTCCCCGGCGCTCTCTGGCGTCTGTACCTGCTGCAGTTGATGATCCACGACGATCCCCAGACGGCGGCCCTCCTGTACGAGCGCGGGCGCCTCGAGCTCGATTCCGTCGATCCCGTCGTCGCGGGTGCGCCCGTGCCCGCGGGTCCGGACGAACTCGTCGCGCTCATCGACATGATCCTGAGGGGCCTGTTCGAGGGGGACTTCGCGGTGGCACTCGATCGCGCGGCGGCCTTCTGCCGCGTGCAGGCATCCGGCTCGACGCACCTCGCCGACGATTACGAAGCGACGGAGCCCGAGCGCGCTTCGACGCTCACGACGCGGGCTCTCCGCTTGTCGACATACGCGGGCGATCTTGCCGCGGCAGCCGCGCTCTGGCGCCGGGACGGCCTCACTTGA
- the pstC gene encoding phosphate ABC transporter permease subunit PstC has protein sequence MSTTTAPAVEAKPKPKQRPGDRWFSGTALFAGSMILVTLAAVAIFLIVQSIPGLTATSENASLLGGNFWEYVWPLAFGTVWASLLALLMAVPLSVAVALFISHYAPRRLAQGLGYIVDLLAAVPSVVFGLWGILVLAPAVQPVYVWLTTNAGWFPLFSGTASATGRTIFTASIVLAVMVLPIITAICREIFLQTPVLHEEAALALGATRWEMIRMAVFPFGRSGIVSASMLGLGRALGETMAVAMVLSATGVITFQLFTSENPSTIPANIALTFPEAYGININVLIATGLILFVVTFAVNALARWIVSRRKEFSGAN, from the coding sequence ATGAGCACGACTACCGCCCCCGCTGTGGAGGCAAAGCCCAAGCCGAAGCAACGGCCCGGTGACCGTTGGTTCTCGGGCACTGCGCTGTTCGCGGGGTCCATGATCCTCGTGACCCTGGCCGCCGTCGCGATCTTCCTCATCGTGCAGTCGATCCCCGGTCTCACCGCGACGAGCGAGAACGCGTCGCTCCTGGGCGGCAACTTCTGGGAGTACGTCTGGCCGCTCGCCTTCGGCACGGTCTGGGCATCGCTGCTCGCGCTCCTGATGGCCGTCCCGCTCTCGGTTGCGGTCGCGCTCTTCATCTCGCACTACGCCCCGCGCCGCCTGGCACAGGGTCTCGGCTACATCGTCGACCTGCTGGCCGCGGTCCCCTCGGTCGTCTTCGGACTCTGGGGCATCCTGGTCCTCGCTCCGGCGGTCCAGCCCGTCTACGTCTGGCTGACGACGAACGCCGGATGGTTCCCGCTCTTCAGCGGCACGGCATCGGCCACGGGCCGCACGATCTTCACCGCCTCCATCGTCCTCGCCGTCATGGTCCTGCCGATCATCACGGCGATCTGTCGCGAGATCTTCCTCCAGACCCCCGTGCTCCACGAAGAGGCGGCTCTGGCTCTCGGCGCGACGCGCTGGGAGATGATCCGGATGGCTGTCTTCCCGTTCGGCCGCAGCGGCATCGTCTCGGCCTCGATGCTCGGTCTGGGCCGCGCCCTCGGTGAGACCATGGCCGTCGCGATGGTGCTCTCGGCGACGGGGGTCATCACGTTCCAGCTCTTCACCTCCGAGAACCCCAGCACCATCCCCGCCAACATCGCGCTCACCTTCCCCGAGGCCTACGGCATCAACATCAACGTCCTGATCGCGACGGGTCTCATCCTCTTCGTCGTCACCTTCGCGGTGAACGCACTCGCGCGCTGGATCGTCAGCCGCCGCAAGGAATTCTCGGGAGCGAACTGA
- the pstB gene encoding phosphate ABC transporter ATP-binding protein PstB: MSKSIEVNDLNVYYSDFLAVEGVSLDIEPRSVTAFIGPSGCGKSTFLRTLNRMHEVIPGARVEGSVLLDGDDLYGANVDPVLVRRQVGMVFQRPNPFPTMSIKENVLAGVKLNNKRISKSDADALVETSLKGANLWNEVKDRLDKPGSGLSGGQQQRLCIARAIAVSPEVILMDEPCSALDPISTYAIEELIGELKNDYTVVIVTHNMQQASRVSDKTAFFNIAGTGKPGKLIEYDDTKTIFTTPSVQATEDYVSGRFG; encoded by the coding sequence GTGTCAAAAAGCATCGAAGTCAACGACCTCAATGTCTACTACAGTGACTTCCTCGCCGTAGAGGGCGTCTCGCTCGACATCGAGCCGCGCAGTGTGACGGCCTTCATCGGCCCGTCCGGATGCGGCAAGTCGACCTTCCTGCGCACGCTCAACCGCATGCACGAGGTCATTCCGGGAGCCCGCGTCGAAGGCAGCGTGCTGCTCGACGGCGACGATCTTTACGGCGCGAACGTCGACCCCGTGCTGGTCCGCCGCCAAGTCGGCATGGTCTTCCAGCGCCCGAACCCGTTCCCGACGATGTCGATCAAGGAGAACGTGCTGGCGGGCGTCAAGCTCAACAACAAGCGCATCTCGAAGTCCGACGCCGACGCGCTCGTCGAAACGTCCCTCAAGGGCGCGAACCTCTGGAACGAGGTCAAGGATCGCCTCGACAAGCCGGGGTCCGGCCTCTCAGGCGGACAGCAGCAGCGTCTGTGCATCGCGCGTGCCATCGCCGTCTCCCCCGAGGTCATCCTGATGGACGAGCCGTGCTCGGCTCTCGACCCGATCTCGACCTACGCGATCGAAGAGCTCATCGGCGAACTGAAGAACGACTACACCGTCGTCATCGTGACGCACAACATGCAGCAGGCCTCGCGCGTGAGCGACAAGACGGCGTTCTTCAACATCGCCGGCACCGGCAAGCCGGGCAAGCTCATCGAATACGACGACACGAAGACGATCTTCACGACGCCGTCGGTTCAGGCGACCGAAGACTACGTCTCCGGTCGATTCGGGTGA